In Chryseobacterium turcicum, a single window of DNA contains:
- a CDS encoding prolyl oligopeptidase family serine peptidase, producing MKNMILSASLFASHLLLAQYNYPKTPENPVVDDYFGTKITDNYRWLEDSKSPEVEKWFKSQSDFSHSVINKIPHREDLYKRMKEVQEMNGDSFGGILERQNTYFYTKTKKGENLSKLYSRDLSTGKETLVFDPETLGKNTQITNFIVDSKAKKMAILLSKSGGEICDLRILDLTTKKFLKDEIDPIWSEFAFEFTPDDKSIIYTKMSTADPNSNMLLKDMKAMLHVIGTDIKTDKILASREDYPELNALTEQFTSIGFTDDYKYLVLRLSSTKLENPIFVAPYSELKNKKIKWRQIVKPSDDITDVFISGDKLFLLTHKDAPNYKITLTSLSNPDFNNAKVVVAENKDGVISSIHNSKNYLYYSLGNGIIRDKYQININTLNGKKINFPTGINGSLSINQRENDNIFCSNVNWLTPLTAYEYNPEIGNPVKSKFINSESNYPDYNKLYTVKEVEIKSHDCVMVPLSIIYPKNMKMDGSNPAYITGYGGYGISYEPRFSTRLSVLLEQGVVIAIAHVRGGGEKGEKWHEEGMKATKPNTWKDFIACSEYLVNQKYSSPSKLIGNGVSAGGILIGRAITERPDLFAVAIAEVGMTNTLRSETTANGPNQIPEIGSIKNEEDTKHLIEMDAQSKVKKGEKYPAVIVRVGMNDSRVVPWMPGKFAGVLQNNSASGKPILLYANYDNGHFTSDFDVVFKEYADIYSFALWQVGHPNFQPSKN from the coding sequence ATGAAAAACATGATTCTGTCTGCAAGTTTATTTGCAAGTCATTTACTTTTAGCGCAATATAATTATCCTAAAACTCCTGAAAACCCTGTTGTTGACGATTATTTTGGAACTAAAATCACAGATAATTACAGATGGCTGGAAGATAGCAAAAGCCCTGAAGTAGAAAAATGGTTCAAATCTCAATCGGATTTTAGCCATAGCGTAATTAATAAAATTCCGCATCGTGAAGACCTTTATAAGCGCATGAAAGAAGTACAGGAAATGAACGGCGATTCTTTTGGCGGGATATTGGAGAGACAAAACACTTATTTTTACACCAAAACAAAAAAGGGCGAAAATCTTTCAAAACTCTATTCAAGAGACCTATCTACAGGAAAAGAAACATTGGTTTTTGATCCCGAAACTCTTGGAAAAAACACACAAATTACCAATTTTATCGTTGATTCTAAAGCTAAGAAAATGGCTATTTTATTGTCAAAATCAGGAGGTGAAATTTGTGATTTAAGAATTTTAGATCTTACAACCAAGAAATTTCTAAAGGATGAAATTGATCCTATCTGGAGTGAATTTGCATTTGAATTTACACCAGATGACAAATCTATTATTTATACTAAAATGAGCACTGCAGATCCAAACAGCAATATGCTTTTAAAAGATATGAAAGCAATGTTGCATGTTATTGGAACCGATATAAAAACCGATAAAATATTAGCATCAAGAGAAGATTATCCTGAATTGAATGCTTTAACCGAGCAATTTACGAGTATTGGTTTTACTGATGATTATAAATATCTTGTTTTAAGATTAAGCTCTACAAAATTAGAAAACCCCATTTTTGTTGCACCTTATTCCGAATTAAAAAATAAAAAAATAAAATGGAGACAGATTGTAAAGCCTTCGGATGATATTACCGATGTATTTATTTCAGGTGACAAATTGTTTCTTCTCACTCATAAAGATGCTCCTAATTATAAAATCACTCTAACGAGCTTATCAAATCCTGATTTTAATAATGCAAAAGTGGTTGTTGCTGAAAATAAAGACGGTGTAATTAGCAGCATCCACAATTCTAAAAACTATCTTTATTATTCATTAGGAAATGGGATCATCAGAGATAAATATCAAATAAATATTAATACTCTTAATGGTAAAAAAATTAATTTTCCGACCGGAATAAATGGTTCATTATCAATTAACCAACGTGAAAATGATAACATTTTCTGTAGTAATGTTAATTGGCTTACTCCATTAACGGCCTATGAATACAATCCGGAAATAGGAAATCCTGTAAAAAGTAAATTTATTAATTCCGAAAGCAATTATCCTGATTATAATAAACTTTATACTGTAAAAGAAGTTGAAATAAAAAGCCACGATTGTGTAATGGTTCCACTCTCTATTATTTATCCTAAAAATATGAAAATGGATGGTAGCAATCCAGCTTATATAACAGGTTATGGTGGTTACGGAATTTCTTATGAGCCTCGTTTCTCAACGAGACTTTCCGTTTTGCTAGAACAAGGAGTTGTTATTGCCATTGCTCACGTAAGAGGCGGTGGTGAAAAAGGCGAAAAATGGCATGAGGAAGGCATGAAAGCTACAAAACCCAATACCTGGAAAGATTTTATTGCTTGCTCGGAATATCTGGTTAATCAAAAATATTCTTCTCCTTCAAAACTAATCGGAAACGGTGTAAGTGCAGGTGGAATTCTGATCGGAAGAGCAATTACCGAAAGACCCGATCTCTTTGCGGTGGCAATTGCCGAAGTTGGGATGACCAATACATTACGATCTGAAACTACTGCAAACGGACCTAATCAAATTCCGGAAATTGGATCTATTAAAAATGAAGAAGACACCAAACATCTAATCGAAATGGATGCACAAAGCAAGGTGAAAAAAGGTGAAAAATATCCTGCCGTAATTGTACGTGTCGGTATGAACGATTCCAGAGTTGTTCCTTGGATGCCTGGTAAATTTGCAGGAGTTTTACAAAATAATTCGGCTTCAGGAAAACCTATTTTATTGTATGCAAACTACGACAATGGTCATTTTACAAGTGATTTTGATGTTGTTTTTAAAGAATATGCAGATATTTATTCATTTGCATTATGGCAGGTGGGACATCCGAATTTTCAACCTTCTAAAAATTAA
- a CDS encoding LOG family protein — protein MKSITVFCGSSFGSDEIYKEQAYLVGKTLAKENICLIYGGANVGLMGAVADGAIQNGGKAIGVLPHFLQSKEIAHTHLTELIVVETMHERKTKMNDLSDGVIVLPGGYGTLEEFFEMITWAQLGLHKKPIAILNINGFYDDLIKLVQTMVDKGFLKQINQEMLLVSDSIDELLEKMKNYQAPTVGKWISKEGV, from the coding sequence ATGAAAAGTATTACGGTGTTTTGCGGTTCAAGTTTCGGTTCAGATGAAATTTATAAAGAACAGGCCTATTTAGTTGGAAAAACTTTAGCCAAAGAAAATATTTGCTTGATTTATGGCGGAGCGAATGTTGGATTAATGGGCGCCGTTGCAGATGGAGCCATTCAAAATGGAGGAAAAGCCATTGGAGTTCTCCCTCATTTTCTACAGTCGAAAGAAATTGCGCACACTCATCTTACCGAACTTATTGTAGTGGAAACAATGCATGAAAGGAAAACTAAAATGAATGACCTTTCCGATGGTGTGATTGTTCTTCCCGGAGGTTACGGAACTTTGGAAGAGTTTTTCGAAATGATTACCTGGGCGCAACTCGGACTTCATAAAAAACCAATTGCCATTCTGAATATCAACGGATTTTATGATGATTTGATTAAATTGGTTCAGACGATGGTTGATAAAGGCTTTTTAAAGCAAATCAATCAAGAAATGCTTTTGGTAAGCGACTCTATTGATGAGCTTTTAGAGAAAATGAAAAATTATCAGGCTCCAACGGTTGGAAAGTGGATTTCTAAGGAGGGAGTTTAG
- a CDS encoding GNAT family N-acetyltransferase, with the protein MKISSTTFLNSEQKHQILHLWNNEYPEKLAYQNIDSFESYLEKLNEVNHFILADEDKIYGWAITFIREHETWFAIILSENLHGQGWGTKVLNELKQNKNELNGWVIDHSNDKKLNGNFYKSPLEFYIKNDFKVLSDTRLELEIMSAVKIKWTK; encoded by the coding sequence ATGAAAATCTCATCCACCACCTTTCTCAATTCCGAGCAAAAACACCAAATTCTTCATTTATGGAATAACGAATACCCTGAAAAACTAGCTTATCAAAATATTGATAGTTTTGAAAGCTATCTTGAAAAACTCAATGAAGTCAATCATTTTATCTTGGCAGATGAAGACAAAATTTACGGTTGGGCAATTACTTTTATAAGAGAACATGAAACATGGTTTGCAATTATTCTGTCAGAAAATCTTCATGGTCAGGGCTGGGGAACAAAAGTTTTAAATGAATTAAAACAGAATAAAAACGAGCTTAATGGCTGGGTTATTGACCATAGTAATGATAAAAAGCTCAACGGAAATTTCTACAAATCTCCATTAGAATTTTATATAAAAAATGATTTTAAAGTTTTATCAGATACCAGACTGGAACTGGAAATCATGTCTGCTGTAAAAATTAAATGGACAAAATAA
- the tnpA gene encoding IS200/IS605 family transposase: MSYIKIYIHIVFFTKNRIPYFNTLELRVKIWKHIKENATEKGIFMDMVNGYSDHCHCLISLSSNQNIENIVQLIKGESSYWINKNNLTQEKFAWQEEYFAVSVSESKIEQVRHYIKNQNIHHQKKTFQEEYRQFIERYNFE, encoded by the coding sequence ATGTCTTACATTAAAATCTACATTCACATTGTATTTTTTACAAAAAATAGAATACCTTACTTCAATACACTGGAATTAAGAGTGAAAATATGGAAACATATCAAAGAAAATGCGACAGAAAAAGGAATTTTTATGGATATGGTCAATGGTTATTCTGACCACTGCCATTGTTTGATTTCTTTAAGTTCAAATCAAAACATTGAAAATATTGTTCAGCTCATAAAAGGAGAATCTTCTTATTGGATTAATAAAAACAATTTGACACAAGAAAAATTTGCTTGGCAAGAAGAATATTTTGCGGTTTCAGTTTCAGAATCAAAAATTGAACAGGTAAGACATTATATTAAAAATCAGAATATTCATCATCAGAAAAAGACTTTCCAAGAAGAATATCGTCAGTTTATTGAAAGATATAATTTTGAATAA
- a CDS encoding aminoacyl-histidine dipeptidase has translation MELSNIEPQIIWKNFSKLNAVPRPSKKEEKVIAFIKEFGENLGLETTVDEVGNVIIKKPATPGMENRKSIVMQSHLDMVCQKNNDVNFDFETQGIQMEVDGDWVKAKGTTLGADNGLGVATIMSILESSDIPHPDLEALFTIDEETGMTGALGLKPGQLTGQILLNLDTEEDDEIDIGCAGGIDVTVSQNYSTESSNGQIVKIEVKGLQGGHSGMDIHKGFGNANIIMGRILYKALENQNVQLISIDGGSLRNAIPRESVALIFVRNAGEFIENVTNGIKKEILEEFASVEAHLQINIENATSSEKALSEGDSKKIILVLKSLHNGVYRMSPDVQDLVESSNNVARVELKDGGLKILNLSRSSVDSSKDSVAEQLKSVSELAGMNVEFSGSYPGWKPKPGSEIVQVLEKIYTEKFSEKPHVVACHAGLECGIIGANYPEMEMVSYGPTIRGAHSPDEKANISSTQKFWSFTKDILANIPLK, from the coding sequence ATGGAACTATCCAATATAGAACCGCAAATTATCTGGAAAAATTTCTCCAAGTTAAATGCAGTTCCAAGACCTTCTAAAAAAGAAGAAAAAGTAATCGCTTTCATTAAAGAATTTGGTGAAAATTTAGGACTGGAAACTACTGTAGATGAAGTAGGAAACGTGATTATTAAAAAACCGGCTACTCCAGGAATGGAAAACCGTAAATCGATTGTAATGCAATCGCATTTGGATATGGTTTGCCAGAAAAACAACGATGTCAATTTCGATTTTGAAACTCAAGGAATCCAGATGGAAGTTGATGGAGACTGGGTAAAAGCAAAAGGAACGACTTTAGGAGCAGACAACGGCTTAGGAGTTGCAACTATTATGTCGATTCTTGAAAGTTCAGACATTCCACATCCTGATTTGGAAGCTTTATTCACTATTGATGAAGAAACAGGAATGACAGGAGCTTTAGGTTTAAAGCCAGGGCAATTAACAGGACAAATCCTTTTAAATTTAGATACAGAAGAAGATGACGAAATCGACATCGGATGTGCAGGTGGAATTGATGTAACCGTAAGCCAAAACTATTCAACAGAATCTTCTAATGGGCAAATTGTAAAAATAGAAGTAAAAGGTTTACAAGGTGGTCATTCAGGAATGGATATTCATAAAGGTTTCGGAAATGCCAATATCATTATGGGCAGAATCCTTTACAAAGCTTTAGAAAATCAAAACGTTCAGTTAATTTCAATTGATGGCGGAAGTTTAAGAAATGCTATCCCGAGAGAATCTGTTGCTTTAATTTTTGTAAGAAATGCAGGTGAATTTATCGAAAATGTAACCAACGGTATCAAAAAAGAAATTTTAGAAGAGTTTGCTTCTGTTGAAGCTCATCTTCAAATCAATATTGAAAATGCTACAAGTTCTGAAAAAGCACTTTCTGAAGGAGATTCTAAGAAAATCATTTTGGTTTTAAAATCTCTTCACAACGGTGTTTACAGAATGAGTCCAGATGTACAAGATTTGGTAGAATCTTCAAATAATGTTGCAAGAGTAGAACTAAAAGATGGTGGTCTGAAAATTTTAAACCTTTCAAGGTCATCAGTCGATTCGTCTAAAGATTCGGTGGCTGAACAATTAAAATCAGTATCTGAATTAGCGGGAATGAACGTAGAATTCAGTGGTTCTTACCCAGGATGGAAACCAAAACCGGGCTCTGAAATCGTACAAGTTTTAGAAAAAATCTACACTGAGAAATTTTCAGAAAAACCACACGTTGTAGCTTGTCACGCAGGTTTAGAATGTGGAATTATCGGTGCTAATTACCCAGAAATGGAAATGGTAAGCTACGGACCAACCATCAGAGGAGCTCACTCTCCTGATGAAAAGGCTAATATCTCTTCAACACAGAAATTCTGGAGTTTCACAAAAGATATTTTAGCGAATATTCCTTTGAAATAG
- a CDS encoding LURP-one-related/scramblase family protein codes for MALNNLNYPLDFKFKMTTLASDFNITDRHGNYVAYVRQKMFKLKEDVIVFNDESKTKELFRIQANQWIDFNASYSMKDTIGKNFGRLARKGMRSIWKSSYNVLDQADLQKFTITEDNAWVKFFDGMVGEIPIVGMFTGYFLNPSYTVKGIDGKEYFKLKKMPSFFGRRFQLDRLIDIDDEDESLVVLSFLMMVLLERARG; via the coding sequence ATGGCACTTAACAACCTCAACTATCCGCTGGATTTTAAATTCAAAATGACAACTCTAGCCAGCGATTTCAATATTACAGACCGACACGGAAATTATGTAGCTTACGTTCGTCAGAAAATGTTTAAATTAAAAGAAGACGTTATTGTTTTTAACGACGAAAGTAAAACGAAAGAATTATTCAGAATTCAGGCTAATCAATGGATTGATTTTAATGCGTCTTATTCGATGAAAGATACCATTGGAAAGAACTTTGGAAGATTAGCCAGAAAAGGAATGCGCTCTATCTGGAAATCTTCTTACAATGTTTTAGACCAAGCAGATTTACAAAAATTTACCATTACAGAAGATAACGCGTGGGTAAAGTTTTTCGACGGAATGGTCGGTGAAATCCCAATTGTCGGAATGTTTACAGGATATTTCTTAAATCCTTCTTATACTGTAAAAGGAATAGATGGTAAAGAATATTTTAAACTAAAAAAAATGCCTTCATTCTTCGGAAGAAGATTTCAATTAGACCGATTAATCGATATTGATGACGAAGATGAAAGCTTGGTTGTTTTATCTTTTCTGATGATGGTTTTACTTGAAAGAGCGAGAGGGTAA
- the recR gene encoding recombination mediator RecR, whose amino-acid sequence MDYPSKVLAKAVEEISGLPGIGKKTALRLALHLLKQPNSRATSLGTSIINLVNEIKYCKECHNFSDFDVCEICSNDKRSDELICIVEDVRDVIAIENTGKYRGKYLILGGKISPMEGVGPHQLNIPSIEKKLQQGLAKEFIFALSATMEGDTTAYYIYKKFKNSGIQFSSIARGISVGDELEYADEISLGRSITNRLPYNEKD is encoded by the coding sequence ATGGATTATCCAAGTAAAGTATTGGCAAAAGCAGTGGAAGAAATTTCCGGACTTCCTGGGATTGGGAAGAAAACCGCTTTACGTTTAGCGCTTCATTTATTGAAGCAACCCAATTCCAGAGCGACAAGTTTGGGGACTTCAATCATTAATCTGGTGAATGAAATTAAATACTGTAAAGAATGTCATAATTTTTCTGATTTTGATGTTTGTGAAATCTGTAGTAATGATAAACGCAGTGATGAGCTGATTTGTATCGTAGAAGATGTGCGAGACGTTATTGCCATAGAAAATACTGGAAAATACAGAGGTAAATATCTTATTTTGGGTGGAAAGATTTCTCCGATGGAAGGAGTCGGACCACATCAACTGAATATTCCCAGTATTGAAAAGAAATTGCAGCAAGGTTTGGCAAAAGAATTTATTTTCGCTTTAAGTGCAACAATGGAAGGCGATACAACAGCGTATTATATTTACAAAAAATTCAAAAATTCCGGGATTCAATTTTCAAGTATTGCAAGAGGGATTTCGGTAGGAGATGAATTGGAATATGCAGATGAAATTTCTTTGGGTAGGTCTATAACCAATAGACTTCCGTATAACGAAAAGGATTAA
- a CDS encoding glycosyltransferase family 2 protein, translating into MGKKISIIIVNYNVTQLLRNCLLSIEKYADNIDYEVVVIDNKSTDSSWGDLIPEFPKVHFMASEVNGGFAKANNEAIKTAIGEYVLILNPDTELEDFYLKEVLDFADSKINFGCLGVRMHDANGDFLPESKRSVPDMMNSFEKLFTNFKKKNSKSYYRNDVGEFEIAEVEVITGAFFLVKKEVYEKVGGLDERYFMYGEDIDLCYTLLNNGYQNYYYGKSSILHHKGESTIKDEVYLERFYGAMQIFIDKYYKVNKPIQYSFMKAGLRLRYKIEKIKLK; encoded by the coding sequence ATGGGTAAGAAAATTTCAATCATTATCGTTAATTACAATGTAACTCAACTTTTGAGAAACTGCCTTTTGTCTATTGAAAAATATGCAGACAATATCGATTATGAAGTTGTTGTAATTGATAACAAGTCTACAGACAGTTCTTGGGGTGACCTCATTCCGGAATTTCCAAAAGTACATTTTATGGCTTCTGAAGTCAATGGAGGTTTTGCCAAGGCTAATAACGAAGCAATAAAAACAGCAATCGGAGAATATGTACTTATTTTAAATCCTGATACAGAGTTAGAAGATTTTTACTTAAAAGAAGTTTTAGATTTTGCTGATTCTAAAATCAATTTTGGATGTTTGGGCGTGAGAATGCACGATGCTAACGGAGATTTTCTTCCCGAAAGTAAGCGTTCAGTTCCTGATATGATGAACTCTTTCGAAAAATTATTTACCAATTTTAAAAAGAAAAATTCAAAATCATATTACCGAAATGATGTTGGCGAATTTGAAATTGCTGAAGTAGAAGTAATAACCGGAGCTTTTTTCTTGGTGAAAAAGGAGGTTTACGAAAAGGTTGGCGGTCTTGATGAAAGATATTTTATGTATGGTGAAGATATTGATTTGTGCTATACTTTGTTGAACAACGGCTACCAAAACTATTATTATGGAAAATCGTCTATCCTTCATCACAAAGGCGAAAGCACCATAAAAGATGAGGTGTATCTTGAAAGATTTTACGGCGCGATGCAGATTTTTATTGATAAATATTATAAAGTAAATAAACCGATACAATATTCATTTATGAAAGCAGGTTTAAGATTAAGATACAAAATAGAGAAAATTAAACTTAAATAA
- the secG gene encoding preprotein translocase subunit SecG, whose protein sequence is MDTIFTLLMVLIMIASVLLVIVVMAQNPKGGGLSSTFGGASPAQFGVQRTNDFMEKSTWTLGAVIIVLILISVVVTGKPKQVAPAIPQAPTKSEAPASKTTAPVSVPANK, encoded by the coding sequence ATGGATACTATATTTACACTATTAATGGTTCTTATTATGATTGCCAGCGTTTTATTGGTAATCGTTGTTATGGCTCAAAACCCAAAAGGTGGCGGTCTTTCTAGTACTTTCGGAGGTGCATCTCCTGCACAGTTTGGAGTACAGAGAACAAATGACTTTATGGAAAAGTCAACGTGGACTTTAGGAGCGGTAATTATCGTTCTTATCTTGATAAGCGTTGTTGTTACAGGGAAACCTAAACAAGTGGCACCTGCTATTCCACAAGCTCCAACTAAATCTGAAGCTCCAGCTTCTAAAACTACAGCTCCGGTAAGTGTTCCGGCAAATAAATAA
- a CDS encoding M16 family metallopeptidase, producing the protein MKKQLTYIAVAFLFTGMLSAQKIDINAMPKPGPTPAINIAKPKTFQLKNGMTVMVVENNKLPRVNVSLTMDRQPYFEGDVTGVSEIMADQLGNGTTTFSKDAFNKRVDFLGANLNFSSAGASSNSLSKYFPEVLGLMSEAIINPKFSADEITKSKERAIEGLKSSEKSADAIASRVSNALAYGKNTSRGEFETEESINKIQLADVQNVYKKYYAPDNAYLVIVGDVKFDQVKPMVEKAFNNWKKADTKFPALEPASNVAKTEINIVDVPSAVQSVVSVGNLNTLQMKDANYFPATIANYILGGGGEARLFMNLREKNAFTYGAYSSLTASKYSPSFSAEASVRNEVTDKAVKEFMNELNAISTVKPEELANAKAKLKGSFIMALEQPATIARFAVNQKVQDLPADFYTNYLKSIDKVTAADVTNAVKATILPNQSRIFIAGKASDISEGLEKLGYPVKYFDANANPVAKPTVQKVDASVTVASVVDKYINAIGGKANVSKVNSYTMVSSTSMQGQTIDIKTTKAQGGKELQIVSAGGMTLQKQVFDGKTGYSEQMGQKVEMTKEEIADNLKNTELFEELGFAKSADYKLAGIEKINGEDSYAIKSGDKAYYYSVKTGLKTGETETVSAQGQTFTVPTTFADYKDVSGVKMPYTITVNQMGMDMEMKVKSYEVNQAKDSDFK; encoded by the coding sequence ATGAAAAAGCAATTAACATATATAGCAGTAGCATTTTTATTCACAGGAATGCTTTCTGCACAAAAAATTGATATTAATGCAATGCCAAAGCCGGGACCAACTCCTGCTATCAACATTGCGAAACCAAAAACTTTTCAGCTTAAAAACGGAATGACCGTAATGGTAGTTGAAAACAACAAACTACCAAGAGTAAACGTAAGCCTTACAATGGACAGACAGCCTTATTTTGAAGGTGATGTAACCGGCGTAAGCGAAATCATGGCAGATCAGTTGGGTAACGGAACGACAACTTTTAGCAAAGATGCATTCAACAAAAGAGTAGACTTTTTGGGAGCTAACCTAAACTTCTCTTCTGCAGGTGCTTCATCAAACTCTCTTTCAAAATATTTTCCAGAAGTTTTAGGCTTAATGTCTGAAGCAATCATCAACCCTAAATTTTCGGCTGACGAAATCACAAAATCTAAAGAAAGAGCTATTGAAGGCTTGAAATCTTCAGAAAAGAGCGCAGATGCAATTGCTTCAAGAGTTTCAAACGCATTAGCTTACGGAAAAAACACTTCAAGAGGTGAATTTGAAACTGAAGAATCGATCAACAAAATACAGTTAGCTGACGTTCAGAATGTATATAAAAAATATTACGCTCCAGACAATGCTTACCTTGTAATTGTAGGTGATGTAAAGTTTGACCAGGTAAAACCAATGGTTGAAAAAGCTTTCAACAACTGGAAAAAAGCTGACACAAAATTCCCGGCTTTAGAGCCTGCTTCAAATGTTGCTAAAACTGAAATCAATATAGTAGACGTTCCTTCTGCTGTGCAATCTGTAGTTTCTGTAGGAAATCTAAACACATTGCAAATGAAAGATGCCAACTACTTCCCTGCAACAATCGCCAATTACATTCTTGGTGGCGGTGGAGAAGCTAGACTATTCATGAATCTTCGTGAGAAAAATGCATTTACTTATGGTGCCTACTCTAGTTTAACAGCAAGCAAATATTCACCTTCTTTCTCTGCTGAAGCAAGTGTAAGAAATGAAGTAACAGATAAAGCGGTTAAAGAATTCATGAACGAATTGAACGCTATTTCTACAGTAAAACCTGAAGAATTGGCTAACGCTAAAGCTAAATTGAAAGGAAGCTTCATCATGGCATTAGAGCAGCCTGCAACGATTGCGAGATTTGCGGTTAATCAAAAAGTTCAGGACCTTCCTGCTGATTTTTACACCAACTATTTAAAATCTATTGATAAAGTAACTGCAGCTGATGTTACCAATGCAGTAAAAGCTACTATTTTACCAAACCAAAGCAGAATTTTCATCGCTGGTAAAGCGTCTGATATTTCTGAAGGTTTAGAAAAATTAGGATATCCTGTAAAATATTTTGATGCTAATGCAAACCCGGTAGCAAAACCAACTGTTCAGAAAGTTGATGCAAGTGTAACGGTAGCTTCTGTTGTTGATAAATACATCAATGCAATTGGTGGAAAAGCGAATGTATCAAAAGTGAATTCTTACACAATGGTTTCTTCAACTTCTATGCAAGGTCAAACCATCGATATAAAAACTACAAAAGCTCAAGGAGGAAAAGAACTTCAAATAGTTTCTGCCGGTGGAATGACACTTCAAAAACAAGTTTTCGACGGAAAAACTGGTTATTCTGAGCAAATGGGACAAAAAGTTGAAATGACTAAAGAAGAAATTGCTGACAACCTTAAAAATACTGAACTTTTCGAAGAGTTAGGTTTTGCTAAATCTGCAGATTATAAATTGGCAGGAATTGAAAAAATCAACGGTGAAGATTCTTATGCAATCAAATCTGGAGATAAAGCATATTACTACAGCGTAAAAACCGGACTTAAAACTGGGGAAACTGAAACTGTATCGGCACAAGGACAAACATTCACAGTTCCTACAACTTTTGCAGATTACAAAGATGTTTCTGGTGTGAAAATGCCTTACACAATCACGGTTAACCAAATGGGTATGGATATGGAAATGAAAGTAAAATCGTACGAAGTAAATCAGGCTAAAGACTCTGACTTCAAATAA